In a single window of the Sediminicoccus sp. KRV36 genome:
- a CDS encoding aminotransferase class I/II-fold pyridoxal phosphate-dependent enzyme: MLRLERDLSAPPAIPEAGIAAVETVLRSGWLHRYGETMGDASEASLLEAEFASMLGSRYVVAVNSCGSAMFLALLCTGIKPGDRVLMNAFTLAPVPGAVAHAGAEHVLVEVTPDLVTDLDDLAGKAEASGARHLLLSHMRGHIADMGKLMRLCDRLGITVIEDCAHTMGASWAGRPTGRFGRVGCFSLQAYKHVNAGEGGLLATDDPDVAARAVLYSGSYMLYGQHRVRPDEATFERWRDVTPNYSLRMSNLVAAAARPQLPLLAERARIWNDRYGRLAVALSALPGLRLPQRPQEEEFVQSSIQFAVSGMRDAQFSAFLERCRARGVYLKWFGAKQAAGYTSVSAQWGFLRDPYTPPATAEVLERLCDMRIPLTLTEAECGTIAAIIGEELARRSEA, from the coding sequence ATGCTGCGCCTCGAACGCGACCTTTCCGCGCCGCCTGCGATTCCTGAGGCCGGGATTGCGGCGGTCGAAACAGTGCTGCGATCGGGCTGGCTGCACCGCTATGGCGAGACGATGGGCGACGCTTCCGAGGCGTCGCTTCTGGAGGCCGAATTCGCCTCGATGCTGGGCAGCCGCTACGTCGTGGCAGTGAATTCGTGCGGGAGCGCGATGTTCCTGGCGCTGCTCTGCACGGGAATAAAGCCGGGCGACCGCGTGCTGATGAACGCTTTCACGCTGGCGCCGGTCCCTGGCGCCGTGGCGCATGCGGGGGCCGAGCACGTACTCGTGGAAGTCACGCCCGATCTGGTGACTGACCTCGATGACCTGGCGGGCAAGGCCGAGGCTTCAGGGGCGCGCCATCTGCTGCTTTCGCATATGCGCGGGCACATCGCTGATATGGGCAAGCTGATGCGCCTCTGCGACCGCCTTGGCATCACCGTTATCGAGGATTGTGCGCATACGATGGGGGCCAGCTGGGCGGGGCGCCCGACGGGCCGCTTTGGCCGGGTCGGCTGTTTCAGCTTGCAAGCCTATAAGCACGTCAATGCCGGAGAGGGCGGGTTGCTCGCCACGGATGATCCGGATGTGGCGGCACGCGCCGTCCTCTACTCGGGCAGCTACATGCTCTACGGCCAGCATCGCGTGCGGCCGGACGAAGCGACCTTTGAGCGCTGGCGGGATGTCACCCCGAACTACTCGCTGCGCATGTCAAATCTCGTCGCTGCAGCTGCGCGGCCGCAGCTGCCCCTGCTGGCCGAGCGCGCGCGTATCTGGAATGACCGGTATGGCCGCCTCGCGGTTGCGCTCTCAGCCCTTCCAGGCCTTCGCCTGCCGCAGCGCCCGCAGGAGGAGGAGTTCGTTCAATCCTCGATCCAATTCGCTGTCAGCGGGATGCGCGATGCACAATTCTCCGCCTTTCTGGAGCGCTGCCGCGCGCGCGGTGTGTATCTCAAATGGTTCGGCGCGAAGCAGGCGGCAGGTTATACCAGCGTGTCCGCGCAATGGGGTTTTCTGCGGGATCCTTACACGCCGCCAGCAACGGCCGAAGTGCTCGAGCGACTATGCGACATGCGCATCCCCCTGACACTCACCGAAGCGGAATGCGGGACCATCGCTGCGATCATTGGCGAAGAACTCGCCCGGAGGAGTGAGGCTTGA
- the hisD gene encoding histidinol dehydrogenase translates to MTITYLKRASRTPDDTTSEARGVVEAMLADIAAGGEGAVRAHAARLDGWHGEIIVTGEEIDRRLADLPAGIRADIDFAVDRVRRFALAQRASIQDFAVELSPGVTVGQRLVPMQVAGCYVPAGRYAHIASAYMSVATAKAAGVPTVIACSGPRGSEGVHPLVLYALRAAGADIVMTLGGVQAIAAMAHGLFTGKPADIVVGPGNKFVAEAKRQLYGKVGIDVFAGPSEVAVIADASADAEIVAVDLVAQMEHGHESPGWLISTDRALAEEVMARVPALIDALPPTARDASAAAWRDFGEVVLCDTREEAVTISDAYCCEHLQIQTLEPEWWLENLSNYGSLFIGQETTVAYGDKASGPNHILPTKAAGRYSAGLSVHKFLKPLSWQKMTREGSRDVALATARISRAEGMEAHARSADIRLARYFPGVNFDLGEPVKS, encoded by the coding sequence ATGACCATCACTTACCTCAAGCGGGCGAGCCGCACGCCGGATGATACCACCTCGGAGGCGCGCGGCGTGGTGGAGGCCATGTTGGCCGACATCGCAGCGGGCGGAGAGGGGGCGGTGCGCGCCCATGCGGCCCGCCTTGATGGCTGGCATGGGGAGATCATCGTGACCGGCGAGGAGATTGACAGGCGCCTCGCTGATCTGCCCGCCGGCATTCGCGCCGATATTGATTTCGCGGTGGATCGTGTGCGGCGCTTTGCCTTGGCGCAGCGCGCCAGCATTCAGGATTTTGCCGTTGAGCTATCGCCTGGCGTGACGGTGGGGCAGCGCCTGGTGCCAATGCAGGTGGCGGGATGCTATGTTCCGGCCGGGCGCTACGCGCATATCGCCTCGGCCTATATGTCGGTGGCGACGGCCAAGGCGGCGGGCGTGCCCACCGTGATCGCCTGCTCCGGCCCGCGTGGGAGTGAGGGCGTGCATCCCCTCGTGCTCTATGCCTTGCGCGCAGCGGGCGCCGATATCGTCATGACGCTGGGCGGTGTGCAGGCGATTGCCGCGATGGCGCATGGCCTTTTCACCGGAAAGCCGGCGGACATCGTGGTTGGGCCGGGCAATAAATTCGTGGCCGAAGCCAAGCGGCAGCTCTACGGCAAGGTTGGCATAGATGTCTTCGCTGGCCCCTCGGAAGTGGCGGTGATCGCGGATGCATCGGCCGATGCTGAGATCGTTGCCGTGGATCTCGTGGCGCAGATGGAGCATGGCCATGAAAGCCCCGGCTGGCTGATTTCCACGGACCGTGCGCTGGCCGAGGAGGTGATGGCCCGCGTCCCCGCACTGATCGATGCCCTGCCGCCCACCGCGCGCGATGCAAGTGCCGCCGCGTGGCGTGATTTCGGTGAGGTGGTGCTGTGCGATACGCGGGAGGAGGCCGTCACCATCTCGGACGCCTATTGCTGCGAGCACCTGCAGATCCAGACGCTGGAGCCGGAGTGGTGGCTGGAAAACCTCAGCAACTACGGCTCGCTGTTCATCGGCCAGGAGACGACAGTGGCCTATGGCGACAAGGCGAGTGGCCCCAACCACATCCTGCCAACCAAGGCGGCGGGGCGATATTCGGCAGGGCTTTCCGTGCATAAATTCCTTAAGCCGCTTTCGTGGCAAAAGATGACGCGCGAGGGTTCGCGTGATGTCGCACTCGCCACGGCACGCATCTCGCGCGCCGAGGGGATGGAGGCGCATGCGCGCTCGGCTGATATTCGCCTCGCGCGGTATTTCCCCGGGGTGAATTTCGACCTGGGTGAGCCGGTAAAAAGCTGA